GATAACGGCTATCGAGTTGCAAGAACGGTTGGCGGGTATGGCAGAAAGAAGTGTCCAGTACAATAAGCTTGAAGCGCAAATAAAAATAGTAAATGATGATGTTATCGGTATTGCGGAAAAAATCGGGTATGATAAATATGACTTGGTGACATGCAATCCTCCTTATTTTCCCGCGCATGAAGCAAGTGATAAAAATTTACTTGAACCAGTTGCAATTGCACGACATGAGATTTATTTAACGTTAGACCAAGCGATCCAATCCTCGAGCGCACTTTTGAAACAAGGTGGGCGCGCCGCATTTGTCCATAGACCGGGTCGATTACTTGATATTGTTACATCGATGCGCGCCTATCGCATTGAACCGAAACGAATACAATTGGTGTATTCAAAGGCGGGGAAGGATGCAAACACCTTATTAATAGAAGGAACTAAAGATGGAAAGCCAGATTTGAAAATACTTCCCCCGCTTTATGTGTATGATCAAGAAGGCAATTATACAGAAGAAGTGAGGCGTTTACTTTATGGAGAAAACGGCTGAACATCTTTTTTATGTGCTTGAATGCAAAGACGGATCGTACTACGCGGGTTATACAAATAACTTAGAGCGCCGAGTACGTGTACATAATGAGGGCAAAGGTGCCAAATACACGAGGGCGAAGCGTCCAGTTCGCTGCATTTACTTTGAAGCGTTTGAAACAAAGCGTGAGGCAATGCAAGCGGAATATCAGTTTAAGCAATTAACTAGAAGTGCGAAGGAACGTTATATTGAGAAGGAGGTCGCTGGCAATGAAATCACAAAAAAGTGCTGAATTGAATGGCGGGAAGTTATTTTTAGTTGGCACGCCAATCGGTAATCTCGAAGATATAACTTTCAGAGCGATCCGCATTCTAAACGAAGTGGATACGATTGCTGCGGAAGATACGCGAAATACGATTAAGTTATGCAATCATTTTGAGATAAAAACACCATTAATAAGTTATCATGAACATAATTTAGAAGCAGGTGGAGAAAAGATACTGACCATGCTTGCTAACGGACAATCCGTTGCGCTTGTTAGCGATGCCGGCATGCCATGTATTTCCGACCCGGGTGCGGACATTGCGAGTAAAGCCATTAAAGCTGGATACGATGTCGTTCCAGTTCCCGGTGCGAACGCTGCGATTAGCGCATTAGTGGCTTCCGGTCTAACTTCTCAACCCTTTATGTTTTTTGGTTTTTTATCGCGCAATAAAAATGAACGTCGTGCGCAAATTGAAAAATTGAAGAATCGTGAAGAAACGATTTTGTTATACGAAGCACCTCATCGGCTAAAAGAATCATTGCGAGCGTTAAGTGAACAAGTCGAGGGGACAAGAAAAATTGTTTTAGCACGTGAATTGACGAAGAGATTTGAGGAGTTTTTACGCGGAACGCTTGAGGAAGCTATCAATTGGGTAGAATCAAACAATATACGCGGTGAATTTTGCATCGTTCTTGAAGGAAATGATGGATCGGATTCAGAAGAAGTTGTAATAGCTTGGTGGGATGGATTAAGTGTTTCAGAACATGTCTCTGAATTAATTGAAAGAAAAGGAATTCGATCGAAAGAGGCTATTCGGGAAGTGGCAAGTGAGCGTGCAATGAGTAGACGAGATGTGTACAGAGTCTTTCACGTTGAAAAGGATTAAAAAATCCGAAACGGGATTCCGTCTCGGCTGAATATATTACTTTTTTATACGCTCTTGAATTTGTGTAATAAGTTTTTCTGCGCCTTCAGGGCTTAAAATCAAGTTGCCATCTAGTAGACTTAAATTATCATCTGATACAGTACCGGTAATCGAGCAAGTCATATTCGGCATATATTTCTTCAAAATAATTTTATCTTCATCGACGTAAATTTCTAGGGCATCCTTTTGTGCAATTCCAAGTGTTCGACGTAATTCGATAGGGATAACTACGCGCCCGAGTTCATCGACCTTTCTCACGATACCAGTAGATTTCATTAGAAGAACTCCTTCCCCAACAGTTAGTTTGAATTCTTTTCGGACAATTCTGCATTTGTTATTGTCTGTCATTAATCATAACAATTCATCCAATTATCGTCAATCAAAAAAACTCGAATTCATGGTACTTTTTTAATAAATTAATATACTAGGAATAATAATCTATAGCAAATTTATATTTGTAAACGATTAGATACGCTAAATGATTAACGTTGTATCAATTTAATTACTTAGATAGAATAGAATTACATACAATATTACTGGAGGAATTTTCATGGTAAAACAAAAAGAAACATTTTACATCACAACGCCTATCTATTATCCAAGTGGAAAATTCCATATCGGCACGGCCTATACGACCGTTGCTTCTGACGCGATGGCGCGTTATAAACGACTGCGTGGATATGATGTCCGCTTTTTAACAGGGATGGACGAGCATGGTCAAAAAATTCAAGAGGTTGCTGAGGCGGCAGGGCTTCCTCCGCAAGAGTTTGTAGATGGGATTGCTGAAGGTGCTAAAAAAGTTTGGCGTCTAATGGATATTTCCTATGATGACTTTATCCGGACAACAGATCAACATCATAAGGCGAGCGTTGAAAAGATATTCCAGAAGTTTTTAGACAATGGGGATATTTATAAAGGCGAATACGAAGGCTGGCATTGTACGCCTTGCGAATCCTATTTTGCTGAAGCGCAACTAGTTGATGGGAACTGCCCGGATTGCGGCCGTCCCGTTCAAAGGGTTAAAGAAGAATCCTACTTCTTCAATATGAAAAAGTATGCAGATCGATTATTGGCTTACTATAATGAGAATCCTCATTTTATCGAACCGGAGTCTCGGAAAAATGAAATGATTAATAACTTTATCAAACCAGGTCTGGAAGATTTATCGGTTTCTCGGATGTCATTTGATTGGGGAATTAAAGTACCTGGTGATCCAAAGCATGTTATTTATGTATGGGTTGATGCACTCACAAACTATATTACAACGCTAGGCTACGCATCTGATGACGATACTTTATTCAACAAGTATTGGCCTGCTGACGTACATGTCGTTGGTAAAGATATTGTTCGATTCCACACTATATACTGGCCAATCTTTTTAATGGCACTTGATTTACCGCTGCCTAAAAAGGTATTTGCACATGGTTTTATCATGATGAAAGATGGTAAAATGTCGAAATCTAAAGGGAACGTTGTCTATCCAGAGATGCTCGTTGAGCGTTATGGACTGGATGCGACACGTTATTTCCTTTTACGTGAGTTGCCATTTGGTCAAG
This window of the Sporosarcina sp. 6E9 genome carries:
- a CDS encoding tRNA1(Val) (adenine(37)-N6)-methyltransferase, producing MTVLKGDERLDYLLAENLRIIQSPSVFSFSLDAVLLARFAHVPGRLGKVVDLCAGNGAIPLFLSARTNAQITAIELQERLAGMAERSVQYNKLEAQIKIVNDDVIGIAEKIGYDKYDLVTCNPPYFPAHEASDKNLLEPVAIARHEIYLTLDQAIQSSSALLKQGGRAAFVHRPGRLLDIVTSMRAYRIEPKRIQLVYSKAGKDANTLLIEGTKDGKPDLKILPPLYVYDQEGNYTEEVRRLLYGENG
- a CDS encoding GIY-YIG nuclease family protein, translated to MEKTAEHLFYVLECKDGSYYAGYTNNLERRVRVHNEGKGAKYTRAKRPVRCIYFEAFETKREAMQAEYQFKQLTRSAKERYIEKEVAGNEITKKC
- the rsmI gene encoding 16S rRNA (cytidine(1402)-2'-O)-methyltransferase, which codes for MKSQKSAELNGGKLFLVGTPIGNLEDITFRAIRILNEVDTIAAEDTRNTIKLCNHFEIKTPLISYHEHNLEAGGEKILTMLANGQSVALVSDAGMPCISDPGADIASKAIKAGYDVVPVPGANAAISALVASGLTSQPFMFFGFLSRNKNERRAQIEKLKNREETILLYEAPHRLKESLRALSEQVEGTRKIVLARELTKRFEEFLRGTLEEAINWVESNNIRGEFCIVLEGNDGSDSEEVVIAWWDGLSVSEHVSELIERKGIRSKEAIREVASERAMSRRDVYRVFHVEKD
- a CDS encoding AbrB/MazE/SpoVT family DNA-binding domain-containing protein, yielding MKSTGIVRKVDELGRVVIPIELRRTLGIAQKDALEIYVDEDKIILKKYMPNMTCSITGTVSDDNLSLLDGNLILSPEGAEKLITQIQERIKK
- the metG gene encoding methionine--tRNA ligase translates to MVKQKETFYITTPIYYPSGKFHIGTAYTTVASDAMARYKRLRGYDVRFLTGMDEHGQKIQEVAEAAGLPPQEFVDGIAEGAKKVWRLMDISYDDFIRTTDQHHKASVEKIFQKFLDNGDIYKGEYEGWHCTPCESYFAEAQLVDGNCPDCGRPVQRVKEESYFFNMKKYADRLLAYYNENPHFIEPESRKNEMINNFIKPGLEDLSVSRMSFDWGIKVPGDPKHVIYVWVDALTNYITTLGYASDDDTLFNKYWPADVHVVGKDIVRFHTIYWPIFLMALDLPLPKKVFAHGFIMMKDGKMSKSKGNVVYPEMLVERYGLDATRYFLLRELPFGQDGVFSPESFVERTNYDLANDLGNLLNRTVSMINQYFDGTVPAEGLIETEFDQSLTDFMNLTVEKYEASMEAMQFSTVLGDLWALVSRTNKYIDETTPWVLARDENERGKLASVMSHLVASLRHIAVLLQPFMTNSPKKVIEQLGLEEDSLKWETLGDFNHVPAGVKVIEKGVPIFPRLDADVEIEYIREQMAVTAPKEAEESKEVEYQEVSDEISFEDFMNVDLRVATVTACEKIPKTDKLLKLQVDLGFEQRQVVSGIAEHYEPEALIGEKVIVVANLKPVKLRGELSQGMILAGSSDGVLKLATVDPALENGAQVK